The following coding sequences are from one Rutidosis leptorrhynchoides isolate AG116_Rl617_1_P2 chromosome 11, CSIRO_AGI_Rlap_v1, whole genome shotgun sequence window:
- the LOC139876830 gene encoding T-complex protein 1 subunit delta-like — MAVVAAQRASKTESYVDNKRKDDIRTANIKSGRSVSDAVRTSLGPKGMDKMISTASGEVIITNDGATILNKMEVLQPAAKMLVELSKSQDVVAGDGTTTVVVIAGALLKQCQTLLHSGIHPTVVSDSLHKASVKAVDVLTAMAVPVELSERESLVKLASTSLNSKVVSQYSTLLAPLAVDSVLNVVDPAKPDLVDLRDVKIVKKLGGTVDDTELVKGLVFDKKVSHAAGGPTRCENAKIAVIQFQISPPKTYIEQSIVVSDYTQMDRILKEERNYILSMIKKIKSTGCNVLLIQKSILRDAVTDLSLHYLAKAKILVIKDVERDDIEFTTKTLNCLPIANIEHFRAEKLGYADMVEEVSCGDGKIVKITGIKEMGRTSTVLVRGSNQLVLDEAERSLHDALCVVRCLVNKKFLIASGGAPEIELSRQLGAWSKVLQGMESYCVKSFAEALEVVPYTLAENAGLNPITIVTELRNRHAQGEVNAGINVRKGLITNILEENVVQPLLVSTSAITLATECVRMILKIDDIVTVR, encoded by the exons ATGGCTGTAGTCGCAGCTCAACGTGCATCTAAAACTGAAAGTTACGTAGACAACAAACGCAAAGATGACATCCGTACGGCTAACATCAAATCCGGCCGTTCCGTCTCCGATGCCGTCCGTACAAGTCTCGGTCCTAAAGGCATGGACAAAATGATCTCAACCGCTTCCGGCGAGGTCATTATCACTAACGACGGCGCTACTATTCTCAACAAAATGGAAGTCCTTCAGCCAGCTGCTAAAATGCTCGTTGAATTGTCAAAATCACAAGACGTCGTCGCCGGCGACGGCACCACCACCGTCGTTGTGATCGCCGGAGCGCTATTGAAACAATGTCAGACGTTACTTCATTCAG GTATTCATCCGACTGTTGTATCTGATTCGTTACATAAAGCGTCTGTTAAAGCAGTTGATGTGTTAACTGCCATGGCGGTTCCAGTTGAGTTGTCGGAGCGTGAGTCGTTGGTGAAATTGGCTTCAACCTCATTGAATAGTAAGGTAGTTTCACAATATTCAACGCTTTTAGCTCCGTTAGCTGTTGATTCTGTTTTAAATGTTGTTGATCCTGCAAAACCGGATTTAGTTGATCTTCGAGATGTCAAAATTGTTAAAAAGTTAGGTGGTACTgttgatgacactgaactagtgAAAGGTTTAGTGTTTGATAAGAAAGTTAGTCATGCTGCTGGTGGGCCCACTCGTTGTGAGAATGCAAAAATTGCTGTAATTCAGTTTCAAATTTCTCCTCCTAAGACATATATTGAGCAGTCGATTGTGGTGTCTGATTATACTCAAATGGATAGGATTTTGAAAGAGGAGAGAAACTATATTTTGAGTATGATTAAGAAAATTAAGTCTACTGGTTGTAACGTTTTGTTGATACagaagagtattttgagagatgctGTTACAGATTTGTCTTTGCATTATCTTGCGAAAGCTAAGATTTTGGTGATTAAGGATGTGGAGCGTGATGATATTGAGTTTACTACCAAGACATTGAATTGTTTACCGATTGCAAATATCGAGCATTTTCGTGCTGAGAAACTCGGGTATGCAGATATGGTGGAAGAGGTTTCATGTGGAGATGGAAAGATTGTTAAGATTACTGGGATTAAGGAAATGGGTAGGACTAGTACTGTGCTTGTTCGTGGGTCAAATCAGCTTGTTCTTGATGAGGCTGAAAGGAGTTTGCATGATGCTTTGTGTGTGGTTAGGTGTTTGGTCAACAAAAAGTTCTTGATTGCGAGTGGTGGTGCACCTGAGATCGAGCTTTCTAGGCAATTGGGTGCGTGGTCTAAGGTGTTGCAGGGGATGGAAAGTTATTGTGTTAAGTCATTTGCTGAGGCTCTTGAAGTTGTTCCTTATACGTTGGCTGAGAATGCTGGTTTGAACCCAATCACCATTGTTACTGAGCTTAGAAACAGGCATGCACAGGGTGAGGTTAATGCTGGAATTAATGTAAGGAAAGGGCTAATTACTAATATTTTGGAGGAGAATGTTGTGCAGCCACTGCTTGTGAGCACAAGTGCAATCACTCTAGCCACAGAGTGTGTTCGAATGATTTTGAAGATTGATGACATCGTTACTGTGAGGTAG
- the LOC139876315 gene encoding putative F-box protein At1g32420 isoform X2 yields MEQASRIVPDVSIVRCCNNFKRRRKGKEINPENISSFLPGQEAKSGHNTDIHNPLKNMETSGGDELPVDSIYNILSRLPLKSLARFQCVSKVWCKYINDPYLEIMHAKQAMKDPMMLIMFQLKYVVVHLKSWHASTSFSMLVTKEEEECNSSNYEVMITTKNTPYMKFPSKEWGSRLLLEDIILGSCKGLMISSQDHHQHPHNTTTVLLVINPLKKECYKLPPIKIWSCTSVFYEREACGLGFDESTNTYKMVCVVLRNQEIMLSHNDDDDVVKEDLCTMVHVLGTDSSSWREVPQVPPYPISGEGVFANGCLHWLVSYHLKYWPFGLARKVICFDMMNEEFGLIDPPNTLTYWGREHLVDLDGQVGLVYNDVMRRNRYVEVWLLNPDTKCWVIHCRFDKKPPLPLDMFIKVIGYWNKDAGDILITNDCRTRLFIYRLKQGVLHEANFIYQNDARKADFRLYQTTFSSTLRRSSIKNK; encoded by the exons ATGGAACAAGCAAGTCGCATCGTACCTGACGTCTCCATCGTCCGTTGTTGTAACAACTTTAaacgaagaagaaaaggaaaagagATAAACCCGGAAAATATATCAAGTTTTCTACCAGGACAAGAAGCAAAATCCGGACATAATACCGACATCCACAACCCTCTGAAAAATATGGAAACTTCAg gTGGTGATGAGTTACCGGTTGACAGCATATACAACATCTTGTCTAGATTGCCTCTAAAATCTTTGGCCCGTTTTCAATGTGTAAGCAAGGTATGGTGCAAGTATATTAACGATCCGTACCTTGAAATTATGCATGCCAAACAAGCTATGAAAGATCCTATGATGCTCATCATGTTCCAATTAAAATATGTCGTTGTACATCTAAAATCTTGGCATGCATCTACATCATTCAGTATGCTGGTaactaaagaagaagaagaatgtaATAGTAGTAATTATGAAGTGATGATCACAACAAAGAATACACCATATATGAAGTTTCCTTCTAAAGAATGGGGTTCTAGATTACTTCTAGAAGATATAATTTTAGGTTCCTGCAAGGGTCTAATGATCTCATCACAAGACCACCACCAGCACCCTCACAACACCACCACCGTTTTACTTGTGATCAATCCTTTAAAGAAGGAATGTTATAAACTGCCACCCATCAAAATTTGGTCATGTACATCAGTGTTTTACGAACGCGAGGCATGCGGGCTTGGTTTTGATGAATCTACCAATACTTACAAAATGGTGTGTGTTGTGCTTCGAAATCAAGAGATTATGTTAtcacataatgatgatgatgatgtggtgaAGGAAGATTTATGCACCATGGTACATGTATTGGGCACGGACTCATCATCATGGCGGGAGGTACCCCAAGTTCCACCTTATCCCATAAGTGGTGAAGGTGTATTTGCTAATGGATGTTTGCACTGGTTGGTTAGTTATCATCTTAAATATTGGCCGTTTGGTTTAGCAAGGAAAGTAATATGTTTTGACATGATGAATGAGGAATTTGGGTTGATAGATCCTCCTAATACACTTACTTATTGGGGTAGGGAGCATTTGGTTGATCTAGATGGTCAAGTTGGACTTGTGTATAATGATGTCATGCGCCGCAATCGGTACGTAGAGGTATGGTTACTGAATCCTGATACAAAATGTTGGGTCATCCATTGTCGGTTCGATAAAAAACCGCCTCTTcctcttgatatgtttataaagGTTATAGGATATTGGAACAAGGATGCAGGTGACATACTAATAACAAACGATTGTCGTACAAGGTTGTTTATTTACCGCTTAAAACAGGGCGTTTTGCATGAGGCCAACTTTATTTATCAGAATGATGCACGTAAAGCAGATTTTCGACTGTATCAAACTACGTTTTCTTCGACCCTCCGCCGCAGTTCAATCAAGAACAAATGA
- the LOC139876315 gene encoding putative F-box protein At1g32420 isoform X1 has translation MEQASRIVPDVSIVRCCNNFKRRRKGKEINPENISSFLPGQEAKSGHNTDIHNPLKNMETSGGFYIYHHHKKQKNATLSNFLTKNKIIGGDELPVDSIYNILSRLPLKSLARFQCVSKVWCKYINDPYLEIMHAKQAMKDPMMLIMFQLKYVVVHLKSWHASTSFSMLVTKEEEECNSSNYEVMITTKNTPYMKFPSKEWGSRLLLEDIILGSCKGLMISSQDHHQHPHNTTTVLLVINPLKKECYKLPPIKIWSCTSVFYEREACGLGFDESTNTYKMVCVVLRNQEIMLSHNDDDDVVKEDLCTMVHVLGTDSSSWREVPQVPPYPISGEGVFANGCLHWLVSYHLKYWPFGLARKVICFDMMNEEFGLIDPPNTLTYWGREHLVDLDGQVGLVYNDVMRRNRYVEVWLLNPDTKCWVIHCRFDKKPPLPLDMFIKVIGYWNKDAGDILITNDCRTRLFIYRLKQGVLHEANFIYQNDARKADFRLYQTTFSSTLRRSSIKNK, from the exons ATGGAACAAGCAAGTCGCATCGTACCTGACGTCTCCATCGTCCGTTGTTGTAACAACTTTAaacgaagaagaaaaggaaaagagATAAACCCGGAAAATATATCAAGTTTTCTACCAGGACAAGAAGCAAAATCCGGACATAATACCGACATCCACAACCCTCTGAAAAATATGGAAACTTCAg GGGGGTTTtatatttatcatcatcataaaaAACAAAAAAATGCAACCCTATCAAattttttgacaaaaaataaaataataggTGGTGATGAGTTACCGGTTGACAGCATATACAACATCTTGTCTAGATTGCCTCTAAAATCTTTGGCCCGTTTTCAATGTGTAAGCAAGGTATGGTGCAAGTATATTAACGATCCGTACCTTGAAATTATGCATGCCAAACAAGCTATGAAAGATCCTATGATGCTCATCATGTTCCAATTAAAATATGTCGTTGTACATCTAAAATCTTGGCATGCATCTACATCATTCAGTATGCTGGTaactaaagaagaagaagaatgtaATAGTAGTAATTATGAAGTGATGATCACAACAAAGAATACACCATATATGAAGTTTCCTTCTAAAGAATGGGGTTCTAGATTACTTCTAGAAGATATAATTTTAGGTTCCTGCAAGGGTCTAATGATCTCATCACAAGACCACCACCAGCACCCTCACAACACCACCACCGTTTTACTTGTGATCAATCCTTTAAAGAAGGAATGTTATAAACTGCCACCCATCAAAATTTGGTCATGTACATCAGTGTTTTACGAACGCGAGGCATGCGGGCTTGGTTTTGATGAATCTACCAATACTTACAAAATGGTGTGTGTTGTGCTTCGAAATCAAGAGATTATGTTAtcacataatgatgatgatgatgtggtgaAGGAAGATTTATGCACCATGGTACATGTATTGGGCACGGACTCATCATCATGGCGGGAGGTACCCCAAGTTCCACCTTATCCCATAAGTGGTGAAGGTGTATTTGCTAATGGATGTTTGCACTGGTTGGTTAGTTATCATCTTAAATATTGGCCGTTTGGTTTAGCAAGGAAAGTAATATGTTTTGACATGATGAATGAGGAATTTGGGTTGATAGATCCTCCTAATACACTTACTTATTGGGGTAGGGAGCATTTGGTTGATCTAGATGGTCAAGTTGGACTTGTGTATAATGATGTCATGCGCCGCAATCGGTACGTAGAGGTATGGTTACTGAATCCTGATACAAAATGTTGGGTCATCCATTGTCGGTTCGATAAAAAACCGCCTCTTcctcttgatatgtttataaagGTTATAGGATATTGGAACAAGGATGCAGGTGACATACTAATAACAAACGATTGTCGTACAAGGTTGTTTATTTACCGCTTAAAACAGGGCGTTTTGCATGAGGCCAACTTTATTTATCAGAATGATGCACGTAAAGCAGATTTTCGACTGTATCAAACTACGTTTTCTTCGACCCTCCGCCGCAGTTCAATCAAGAACAAATGA